Genomic segment of Paucidesulfovibrio longus DSM 6739:
GCCCGTCCCCGGCGCAGGGGCGCGCCTTGGCCCTGGCCGTGCGCAGCACGTCGCGCAGTTCGGCCGCGTTGGCCGGAACGCGCCGCCAGTCCGCGAAATAGCGGCCCATGAACAGGCCGGACTCCTCGCCGTTGAAGAACCCCGGAACCACGGCCTCGGTGCGGTAGCCCGCCTCGGCGAAGTCCTCGGCGGCTCCGGCCGGAACCTTGGCGAAGATCTTGGTGTAGCCGTTGTCCTCGGCCAGCCGTTCCAGGCGGCTGACGATCCTCGGACAGTCCTCCGGATCCAGGCGCATGAGGTAGGCCCTGCCGTTGAGCGGTCCGTGCTGGACCGTGGAATTGCCGAATTGCGTGACCCGATCAGGCTGCATCCGTTCTCCTTCCGATGCGGTCGTTGTCGATGGGCGTCAGGCTCTGGGTGTCGTCGCTGTCCGAAAGCAGCTTCTCGATGCCCACGCACTTCTCTTCGGCGTCCTCTTCCTTGAGCTGGAGGTTGCAGTCGTCGCAGTTGCGGTCGCAGTACTGGGCCTCGTAGTCCTTGGGCTCGGCATAGGTGGTGATCACTCCCTCGTAGTTGCGCAGGATGACCTTGTTCGTGCCCCAGGACACGACGTAGTTGGGCATGACCGGAATCTTGCCGCCGCCGCCGGGCGCGTCGATGACGTAGGTGGGCACGGCGAATCCGCTGGTGTGGCCGCGCAGGCTCTCCATGATCTCGATGCCCTTGCCCACGGGCGTGCGGAAATGGGTCAGGCCCTCGGAGAGGTCGCACTGGTAGAGATAATAGGGGCGCACGCGGTTCTTCACGAGCTTGTGGTTCAGGGTCTTGATCAGCCGGGGGCAGTCGTTCACGCCCGCGAGCAGCACGCTCTGGTTGCCGAGGGGGATGCCCGCGTTGGCGAGCTTGGCCAGGGCCGCGCGGGAGGTGTCGGTCAGCTCGCGCGGATGGTTGAAGTGGGTGTTCAGCCAGAGCGGGTGGTGCTTCTTGAGCATGTTCACGAGGTCGTCCGTGACGCGGTAGGGCAGGACCACGGGCATGCGCGTGCCGATGCGCACCACGTCCACGTGCTCGATGGCCCGCAGCTCGCCGAGAATCCAGTCCAGGCGCTCGTCCGAGAGCATGAGCGGGTCGCCGCCGGAGAGCAGCACGTCGCGCACCTGCGGGGTGTTGCGGATGTATTCGATGCCCTTTTGCAGGGTTTTCTTGGACGGCACCGAGTCCACGTCGCCGACCTTGCGCTTGCGCGTGCAGTGGCGGCAATACATGGAGCAAAGGTTGCTGACGTGGAAGAGCACCCGGTCCGGGTAGCGGTGGGTGATGCCTTCGGCCGGGCTGTCCTTGTCCTCGTGCAGCGGATCCTTCATGTCGAATCTGCCGATTTCCAGTTCATGGGGCGAGGGGAAGGCCTGCCGGAACACGGGGTCGTTTTCGTAGTCGTCCGCCTCGATCAGCGAAAGATAATACGGGGTCACGGACATGGGGAACTTGTCCACGGTGCGCGAGAAGGCGCGCCGCTCCAGGTCCGGAAACTCCACGCCGAGAAGTTTCTCAAAGCTCTTGATGTCGCGTACGGAGTGGCGCACATGCCATTTCCAGTCGGTCCAGTTGTTCCGCCAGTCTTCCTTGTCCACCCTGCGGGCCACCTGCCGTTGCTGTTCTTCGATGCGCTGCATTTTTCCTCCTGTTTGCGGGCGCGGCCGGATTCGGTTCGGGCCGTCGCCGTGGGCGCTTCCGCCTCCCCGCACTGGGCTTCGGGGAGGTGGGCATGCCTGATTATTGCCGCCGGACAGGGACGAAGACGAAAAGCGGCTGCAATGCGTCGTTTCCATGAATGATGCGCCCGATGCTTCGGATGAGGTGTCGCGAGCAGGCGCGGATGTCCCGAAAGTGTATGTGCCGGATCGGCGGCGAATTGAGAGAAGAATAGTCGGAGCTTGGTCTTGCGTTCAAGGGGGGCTGTCGGGCAGCTATCGGGTATATAAAGCTACCCGATTCGGCCTCGGAACAAATGAGCCTGCAACGGCGCGCCTTGGGGGCGCGGAAGAGGACGCGGAAGAGGACGCGGCCGGGTGCGCGCCCTGGGTTCGAAGATGCTTCCGGCGTCAGTCCAGGCCGGGCTGTCCTTGCAGGAAGGTGGCCAGGGAAAGCTTGCGCCCGCGCAGGCCCAGCTTGCGGCGGATGTTCTTGCGGTGGGTCTGGATGGTCTCGAAGGAGGAGCTGAGCAGGTCCGCGATTTCGGAGCCGCTGCGGCCCGTGCGGATCAGGCGGCAGATTTCCAGCTCGCGCGGGGTCAGCCGCAGCAGCAGCGGCGAGAGGCTTTCGGGATCGCCTTCGGAAAGTCCCTCCAGGCGTTCGCGGATCATCTCCAGATAGCTGCGGCGCAGTTCCGGGGAGGATTCCCCGGCCATGCGTTCCAGCGCGGGCAGCAGGTCGCGCCGCAATTCCTCGATCAGCTCCCGCCGCGCCAGGGTGGCTGCCTCGTCCGCGGAGCGGACCATGCTCTGCAAGGCCAGGTTCATGCCTTCCACTTCGCGGCTCTTGCGCTCCAGCCCGCGCTCCAGGCGGGTGCGGTCGGTGAGGTCGCGCAGGGCGAGGTGGTAGAGGCATTGGTCGTCCGCGTCCATGCGCCGAAGCTGGGCGCGCACGGGCAGGTCGTGCCCGGAGCTGTTCTGGGCGGTCAGCCGCGCGGTCCAGGTCTCATCGTTGTCCAGGGTGGCGTGGGCCGCGCTGAAGGGGTTGCGATGCTCGGCGGCGAGCAGCTCCACCACGTCCCGGCCCTCCACGCCCCGGCCGTCCGGGTCGAAGAGGCGCAAGGCGGCAGGGTTTGCCTGGAGCACGCGCCGTTCCTCGTCGAGCAGAAACATGGGGTCCGAGGAGGTCTCGAAGATCGCGTCCCCCACGGCTGCGGCGTCGGCGGGAATCGGGGAGGCCGCGTTCCGGGCGTCTGCGGTTTCCTCTGCGCCGGGCAGGGATTCCCGAACAGGAATGGAGTCGTGGTCGTTGGTCATGGTCGTTCCGGTTGATTTCGGGGAGGCGATCCTCCCCGATCAACTTTGCCATGAACCGGGCGCGATGCCAAGACGGCGCGAAAAGACGGGAACGGGAAATGAAAGACCGGAATCGGGCGCGCACGGATGCGGCCCCGAGGCCGGAATCAGGCTTCCTTGTCCTCGGGCTGGCCGCTCATGCCGGCCTGGGTCCGGGCGAGCACGTCGCAGCGCTCGTTTTCCGGGTTGCCCGCGTGGCCGCGCACCCAGCGGAAATCCACCTTGTGCTCCCGCACCAGGGGCATGAGCGCGCGCCAGAGATCCTGGTTCTTCACGGGTTTCTTGGCGGCGGTCTTCCAGCCGTTCTTGACCCAGCCGTCGAGCCAGCCCTTGGTCAGGGCGTTGCGCACGTATTGGGAGTCCGTGAAGAGCGTCACGGCGCAGGGTTTCTTCAGGGCGGAGAGCGCCTCGATCACGGCGCGCAGTTCCATGCGGTTGTTGGTGGTGTTGCGGAAGCCTCCGGAAAGCTCCTTGCGCTTGTCCCCGTAGCTGAGCACGGCGGCCCAGCCGCCCGGACCGGGGTTCCCCAGGCAGGAGCCGTCCGTGTAGATGGTCACTTCGTTCACTTGAGTTCCTCTCCGGCCAGTGTCTGCCAGATCTGTATCAGGGCGGTCTTGAGCCCCAGGGGCCAATCCCCGGAGGCGAAGTATTCGTCGAAATGCCGGGTCATGAGCTCGCGCTCGAAGTCCGCGCCCAGGGCGCGGCGCATGATCGGGGGGAAGCTGACGATGACCTGGCGGGTCTTGGGCGCGATGCCCAGGAACATGGTCTGATTGTCCAGGTCGGGAACGATGATCTTGTCGCTGAAGATGCGGACCACGGCCTTCTGGGCGAAGTCGCGCTCCAGGGCCTCGGCAAAGCGCATGACGAAGCTGCGCGTCTGTTCGTCCAGGCTGCCTGTCTCGTCGAGCAGGGGCGCGTTTTCGTCCATGGCCTGCTCCAGGCTGGCGCCCCGGTCGCGTTGCTGGTTCCAGATCAGCACCAGCGCGGACTTCAGCCCGGTCTGCCAGTTCTTGTCCCAGTGGCGCTCGAAGTGCTTGTGTTCCAGGTAGTCCTGAAGCTCGCGCGCCTTTTCGGGATCCCACTCGGGCGGGGCCACGAACACGACCTGCCGTTCCTCCGGGCTGATGCCCAGGAACAGACGGCCCTGGACAGGCTCCGGACGGGACACGGCGCTCTTGCGGATGCGCACGCGGGCGTCGATGCCGAAGCTCTCGCGCATGGTCCGGGAAAAGTCCTTGGCGTAGGCCCGCAGTTGCGGTTCCAGCTTTCCGGTCTCGTCCCAGAGCGGCTTGTCCGCGTAGATGCGTTCGAGCATGTTGCGGTTGTTCTGCCAGAAGGCCCAGCCCACCAGGGCGACGACCAGGAGCATGGCCAGCATGCGGATGAGTCTTTCGAGCGGGGTTTTCCCGCTGATGGAAAAAAGGCGCATGTTTTCAGAGTTCCTCGGCTGGGGTGCGGAGTGGCAGCGGGCGAAGTTCCGCGCTGCGTCATGCGCAAGAGTAGCAGAAAAGGGCGAACGGGTGAATAGTGCCCGGAATAGTCAAAATCGGCAGATTGTTCTGGTTATTTCCGCTGGAAGCGTGTTATGCAGAAGACAAGGAAGAAATCCTGGAGATTTCTTTGAGTACGAGGGGGCATAATATGCGTATCAAGCGGTTTCGCGACTGGGGCATCTTCGCCAAGGTCATGTCCTTGTTCGTGGGGTTTCTAGCCCTGGTCTTCGGGGGAATGCTCTTTTATTACCTGCCGCTCTTCGAGCGCACGCTCATGGGCGAAAAGCAGCAGGCTCTCAGCGACCACGTGGACGTTGCCTGGTCCGTTGTCGCGCACTACGGCACGCTGGAATCCCAGGGCAAGCTCACCCTCGAGGAGGCCCAGCAGCGGGCCATAGATGACGTGAGGAACATGCGCTACCAGGGGGACCAGTATTTCTGGATCAACGACCTGCGGCCCTTCATGGTCATGCACCCCATCAAGCCGGAACTGGACGGCACGGACATTTCCGGCAGCGCCGACCCCAACGGCAAGCATCTCTTCGTGGAAATGGCCAAGGTGGCCAAGGCCGAGGGCAAGGGGTTCGTGGACTACATGTGGCCCAAGCCCGGACATGACGCCCCGCAGCCCAAGATTTCCTTCGTGCGGCTCTACGAGCCCTGGGGCTGGGTCGTGGGCAGCGGCATCTACGTGGACGACGTGGCCGCGCAGACCCAAAAGCTGCGCTGGACCATCCTGATCCCGTTCATCGGCTGCTCCCTGCTGGTCATGGTGCTCGTGTTCTACATCATCCGGGGCATCGTGGGCAGGCTGCACCGCGCCGTGGAGCTGGCCGGGGAAATCCGGCTCGGCGACCTGAGCAAGCGGCTCGACTTCGACCAGCAGAACGAGGTCGGCAAGCTCGGCGAGGCGCTCAACGCCATGGCCGAGGGACTGGAAGACAAGGCCCGGCTGGCCGAGCGCATCGCCGCCGGGGATCTCACCTCGGACGTGCGCGTGGCCTCGGACCGAGACACGCTCGGCCAGGCGCTTCAGCGCATGAGCGGCGAGCTGAACAAGCTCATCAGCCAGGTGCGCGAGGCCACGGCCCAGATGGACGAGGGCGCGAACCAGGTTTCCGAGTCGAGCCAGTCCCTTTCCGAGGGAGCCACGGAACAGGCCGCGGCCATCCAGCAGATCACCAGCGCCATGAACGAGATCGGTTCCCAGACCCGCTCCAGCGCGGAAAAGGCCGCCAAGGCAAGCTCCCTGGCGGACGGCGCGCGCAAGTCCGCGGAGCAGGGCGGCGACGAGATGCGGCGCATGGTCGAGGCCATGGACCAGATCAACGAATCCAGCCAGGCCATCAGCAAGATCATCAAGGTCATCGACGAGATCGCCTTCCAGACCAACCTCCTGGCCCTGAACGCGGCCGTGGAGGCGGCGCGGGCAGGCAGCCACGGCAAGGGCTTCGCCGTGGTGGCCGAGGAGGTCCGCAACCTGGCCTCGCGCAGCGCCAAGGCCGCCCGCGAGACCGCCCAGCTCATCGAAGGCTCGGTGAACCGCACGGCCCACGGCGACAGCATCGTGCGTGAAACCGCGGATTCCCTTTCCGCCATCGTGGAGCAGGCCGCCAGCGTGGCCGCGCTCGTGGCGGACATCTCGGACGCCTCGGACCGCCAGGCCCAGGGCGTGCAGCAGGTTTCCGACGGCCTCAACCAGATCGACGCGGTGACCCAGCGCAACACGGCCAACGCCGAGGAGACCGCCTCCGCCGCCGAAGAGCTTTCCGCCCAGTCCACGGAGCTGCGCGGGCTGATGCACCGCTTCAAGGTCAGGCGCGAGGGCATGGGCGGCAGGCCGGATTCCGACGAGGAGAAGCCCGTGCGCATGGAAGTGCGGCGGGAGCGTCCCCGGAGCCTGCCGGGGTCCGGCGTGCGCACGGAGAAGGGCGCCCGGCAGTCCCGGCCCGCGGAGCAGGGAGCCTGGGACGGCAAGGCTCAGGAGCCCGGCGAGATCATCTCTCTGGATGACGACGAATACGGGCGCTATTAGATTCCATGAAGGCCAATCGCGGCCTTGCGGCGCGCGGCGCGTCGCGGCGGCGGATCACGGGGGGGCTTCGGCCTCCCCTTTCTATTCCCCGCCGCGCAGGGCGTTGATGGGGTCGAGGGACGCGGCCTGCCGCGCCGGCTTGAGCCCGAACACGATGCCGATGGCCAGGGCGCTGAGCAGGGAAAGGAAGAAGACCTTCCAGGAGAACTGGATGGTCAGAATGCCCAGCCGGGTCAGGAGCTGGCCCAGGCCCAGGCCCAAAAAGAGTCCGAGCAGGCCTCCGGCCAGGGTCAGCACGGCGGCCTCCACCAAGAATTGCAGCAGGATGGCGGAGGAACGCGCCCCCATCGCCTTTTTCAGGCCGATTTCCTCGCTGCGTTCGCTCACGGAAAGGGTGAAGAGGTTCACGAGCACGAATCCGCCCACGAGCACGGCGATGCTGGCGGTGACGCCGAGAAAGACCAGCAGTCCGCCCTTGAACATGGCCACGAACTTGAGCACCTCGTCCGCCGTGAGGATCATGAAGTCGTCGTCCTGGCCGTCGCGCAGGCCGTGGGAGTCGCGCAGCAGGCCGCGCAGGTTCTCCACGTGCGCGGCCATCAGTTCCGGTTGCAGAAACTTGACCCGCAGCGCCCGGAAATACTGCCGGTCGAGGTTGAAGCG
This window contains:
- the kamA gene encoding lysine 2,3-aminomutase; its protein translation is MQRIEEQQRQVARRVDKEDWRNNWTDWKWHVRHSVRDIKSFEKLLGVEFPDLERRAFSRTVDKFPMSVTPYYLSLIEADDYENDPVFRQAFPSPHELEIGRFDMKDPLHEDKDSPAEGITHRYPDRVLFHVSNLCSMYCRHCTRKRKVGDVDSVPSKKTLQKGIEYIRNTPQVRDVLLSGGDPLMLSDERLDWILGELRAIEHVDVVRIGTRMPVVLPYRVTDDLVNMLKKHHPLWLNTHFNHPRELTDTSRAALAKLANAGIPLGNQSVLLAGVNDCPRLIKTLNHKLVKNRVRPYYLYQCDLSEGLTHFRTPVGKGIEIMESLRGHTSGFAVPTYVIDAPGGGGKIPVMPNYVVSWGTNKVILRNYEGVITTYAEPKDYEAQYCDRNCDDCNLQLKEEDAEEKCVGIEKLLSDSDDTQSLTPIDNDRIGRRTDAA
- a CDS encoding methyl-accepting chemotaxis protein → MRIKRFRDWGIFAKVMSLFVGFLALVFGGMLFYYLPLFERTLMGEKQQALSDHVDVAWSVVAHYGTLESQGKLTLEEAQQRAIDDVRNMRYQGDQYFWINDLRPFMVMHPIKPELDGTDISGSADPNGKHLFVEMAKVAKAEGKGFVDYMWPKPGHDAPQPKISFVRLYEPWGWVVGSGIYVDDVAAQTQKLRWTILIPFIGCSLLVMVLVFYIIRGIVGRLHRAVELAGEIRLGDLSKRLDFDQQNEVGKLGEALNAMAEGLEDKARLAERIAAGDLTSDVRVASDRDTLGQALQRMSGELNKLISQVREATAQMDEGANQVSESSQSLSEGATEQAAAIQQITSAMNEIGSQTRSSAEKAAKASSLADGARKSAEQGGDEMRRMVEAMDQINESSQAISKIIKVIDEIAFQTNLLALNAAVEAARAGSHGKGFAVVAEEVRNLASRSAKAARETAQLIEGSVNRTAHGDSIVRETADSLSAIVEQAASVAALVADISDASDRQAQGVQQVSDGLNQIDAVTQRNTANAEETASAAEELSAQSTELRGLMHRFKVRREGMGGRPDSDEEKPVRMEVRRERPRSLPGSGVRTEKGARQSRPAEQGAWDGKAQEPGEIISLDDDEYGRY
- the rnhA gene encoding ribonuclease HI, producing MNEVTIYTDGSCLGNPGPGGWAAVLSYGDKRKELSGGFRNTTNNRMELRAVIEALSALKKPCAVTLFTDSQYVRNALTKGWLDGWVKNGWKTAAKKPVKNQDLWRALMPLVREHKVDFRWVRGHAGNPENERCDVLARTQAGMSGQPEDKEA
- a CDS encoding PAS and helix-turn-helix domain-containing protein, with the protein product MTNDHDSIPVRESLPGAEETADARNAASPIPADAAAVGDAIFETSSDPMFLLDEERRVLQANPAALRLFDPDGRGVEGRDVVELLAAEHRNPFSAAHATLDNDETWTARLTAQNSSGHDLPVRAQLRRMDADDQCLYHLALRDLTDRTRLERGLERKSREVEGMNLALQSMVRSADEAATLARRELIEELRRDLLPALERMAGESSPELRRSYLEMIRERLEGLSEGDPESLSPLLLRLTPRELEICRLIRTGRSGSEIADLLSSSFETIQTHRKNIRRKLGLRGRKLSLATFLQGQPGLD